The segment TCTGTGGctttcctggcattgcttggaggatCCATATTATCATTTTCCTCCAAATACGGGAGAAGCTGAAAGTAGTGTCTCGACCCCAGACTTTGAAATCGAGTAACAGTGTGTGTTCAGAGGCTTGGGGAGGGACCCCTCAAGACTCCCAGCCTCCATTTTGGCCCCTCTCCCCTACTCTTCCTGACACTGGAGTTCGCACGGGGATGGGGGTGAGCCCTCCGAAGGGCTCCCCCCAATCCTGAGTCAGCCTCTCTACAAGGGCCCTGCCAGCAGGGGCCAAGAGGAGCCCGTTCGGGCAGACGTCGGTGCTTTAGATTTGGGAGTTAGAGCAGCCCAAGGGGGACAGAACCAGGAGACAGAGCTGGCCTGAGCACACAGCAGAAGGGCCCAGCGGGGAAGCGATGTTCAATCAGAaggatcctgggggctggagagattgtccaggcacttgccttgcatgtggttgaccctgattccatccccagcaccacatggtcctccaagcaccactgggagcaacccccaagtacCGCAGAATGttacccacccccactccccaccaattACTTTGCTGAATGAATGAGAGTGAGAGAATGATGCTCTCCCCGGGCTGTGCCCATCTCCTCCCTGCTGGCCGATCTGTCAGGAGCCGACAGACCCATTCCCGGGCAGACATTTGACAAAGCCACACCccagagccccagcactgctcccCTCGACTCTGTCCGGTGCTGCTCAGTGACTTACCCAGCGTCTTCCaccatgccccccgcccccctgcctggCGCCCGacctcacccctggctctgccttgcaggggcTCACGAGCTGGAGCAGATGCAGCTCATCCTGGAGACCATCCCCGTGATCCGGGAGGAGGACAAGGACGAGCTGCTGCGGGTGATGCCATGTTTCGTCAGCAGCACCTGGGAGGTGAAGCGGCCCCTGCGCAAGCTGCTGCCCGAAGTGGACAGCGAAGGTAGCTGACCGCGAGCGCCGAGGCCGGGCAGCGGAGGGCACTGGCCGCACTGCACCCAGACCCCTGGACTCGGGCCCACGGACAGCCCTCAAAGTCGCCATTCCTgaccccccccctgcccccagagcccACCCTGGTCttgtcttctccttctcctctccctcactTGCTCGCCCTCCTTCATCTGTCGTCCTTCACCCTTTCCCCTCGGAAGGACAGAGACCACAGACTTTTTTAGCCTCAAAGCCAGGTCCAGGCTCAGTCCAGCAAAGAGCTGCGTGACCTTGGGTGCGACCTTGGGCAGCTGCTTGCCGTCTCCCACTCACCGTTTGCACCATGACCACATGGGTCTAACGGTCCCGGCACCCAGGGGTGCTGTCACGAGGGAGTGCCCCAGGCAGAGGGTGCGGGAGTTCCATCTGCTCGGGGCCTCACCCTGCCCGAGGCTCCTTCCGAAATCCCGAGATTAGGGGGTATCGAGTCTGCCCATTGTTGGGGGGACCCAAATTCTCAGTGGAAGTAAAAGGTTAAGACATTTTCTGTACATCACCTAGTCCAAAAGCAGACAGTCGGGGCCGATGGAACACGCGGCACTTTGTTCTCCGTGCCCTGCTGCTTGGGGGAGGGGCCCTCGCCCGCTGCAGGGAAGTGGGGAAGACTCAGTCCTCTCTTCCTGAGCCTGAATTTGTCCTCAGGAGCTGCTGCCCGGACCCTGAGGTCCAGCTTCCTCTCTCCGCAACCTCCCAGCTGCAGCAGAGACAGTGAAATGAATATTGAGTCCATTAATAGTTTTCAGAACTCCGGGGATCCAGAGAGGTTCTGTTTGGAATCCACTGGCTTCCGAAGGTGACAAGAGAGGACAGGAGCCTTGTGGCATTAGCAATGCCTGAGAGCACCTGGAGGGGGTGATGGAGCTCTGAGAaagggagtgtgtatgtgtatgtgtgtataagtgtgtatgcgtgtgtgtgtgtgtgtgtgtgtgtgtgtgtgtgcgcgcgcgcgctggAGAGGGGGTGCCTACAGTCTGAACTGAGGGAAGTTCAAGCTGCAGCCAGGAAGCTAAACCCTCCTGGCTGGCAGTGGGGTCAGTGCCCACCTCCAGGCCAGAGTGCAGACACTTCCTGGGCTCTGCCATGGGCCCCGGCTGTCAGGTGGTCCTCCCCCCTCCTTACATGGGCTCCGTGGGCACCAGCTGCCAACCACAGTCAGGGGAAGCCAAAGCAGATTCCTCGCAGGAGGCTTTTGTGCACGAGGCCTGGAAGTCGGGGGACGGACACTCATCCCTCCTACCCGTTTCAGGGTCTCAGTGGCATGGCTTCATCTCCctcaggggagctgggggtgccGGCCAGCTTTGCAGCAGACGGAGGGGGTCTGAGAGGGGCAGCCCCATGGGGGAGAGCGTATGTGGTGTCGGGGGGACCCCAGAGGGCTAAAGCAGGCTCAGGGTGCAGGTAAAGGGGGCAGACTCAGGTTTGGTACTTGGAAGGTCTATTGGCGTGGGCACTGGCTGGAGGGCCAGCGTCAGGTGGGAAAAGGGACTCTGCCCCCCAGAAGTGTGGCACCCACCTTGGGGTGTCAGTAAGAGAGGTGGTCAGTTTCAACTCCAGGGTTCGCAGGATTTCACGGAGGTGTGCCCACGTTTAGTGCGCCCACGCTCTTGGTCCAAAGAAGTAGGTGAGGCCCAGGGAAGCGGTCAGCATGCAGGCACCACCCTGAGCCCGCTGCAGGCTGAGCCGCTGGCGCCCTGGAGTGCCCCCCTGAGCCTTCAGCGCTTTAAGGGTGGGCATCAGAGTTCCCGCGGCTCAGCTGATCTGGTCTAGGGTTACAGAGCAGCGCTGCCTCGTGCTGGGAGGGCAACGCGTGACCTTCAGAGTCCATCGATTGCCCGAGTCATGGATGGATTTTCATGCCGAGATCCACAGCTGGTGCAATGGGGCCGGGCCTCCgctgcccgccgccccccactccctcacAGGCTGTGTCGTGACTGACTGCCTAGGGCGGAGGGGCAATAAAGCTCCAGGCTAGCCCTCAGCCTGggattgctcagggctgaccttgCTCCTGCGGGATCCCCCCTTCCGGGAGGCGTTTCTTTAATGCTCGGCCAGTGCCCGCCCTGAGGCCCCCGGCTGCTGAAATCTGGACGTGGATGGATGCGGTGGCCACAGACACTGACCAGCATATCCCTTCCTGCCTCGCTgtgtccttcctgccaccccattCCAGCTGCTCGGAACCGCCCCTCCACCTGGCCACTGACAGTTCCTGCCTGGCACAGCCAAGGCCGGGGCTTTCAGCGTGCCTGGGAAGTATCCCGGCCAGCCCCCAGGGGACACCTGGACCAGAAGGAGCTCGGGACTCAGGAGCACGCAGCCACCAGGCGCCCCCTCACCCCAAGAAGGGGTCCTGCTGCAGACACATCCTGCTCCTGGAAGGAGCAGGTGCCCCCCTGCCACTCCTGCCACTAGCATCACTCAGCTTGTGAtgtgggagttggggggaggcacccagctccccccacaccccacagaaCCACCTCCGCGGCATGCTCCATGCTGCCTCCTGGTGGACCCCAGTGGAACAGCTCTCCACCCCCTTCAGTAACATCTTCTGGGGCCATCTCTTTAATTAACTAATTAtgaggggggggagggcggggggagggcgggggcggcggggtgcAGTGATTACTCCGAttactcagcggtgctcagggattactcctggctctgcactcagagatcagtcctgcaggctcaggggtactggggatcaaaccagggtcggccacatggaaggcaagcgccctccctcccGCTGTTTGTCTCTCTTCGGGATGATCCCGTCTTCTTGACTCCTCCTTCCCTGTTCCTGTCGTGGCACTGACGCATCTTGGCTGCGGCACATGCTGGGAGATGGGGGTCGTGTACTTTAGTTGTGGGGCTTGCACAGGTGCCGGCTGGGGGCTGCACTCATTGCGCTGCTgtgcagtgctcatgggggtgTGCACGGCAGGGTAGTCCCCGGGGCTtgcattcctggcagtgtgctgGTTCTGTCATAGCTCCGGGCGCTCCAGAAAGCAGAGTCGCCTAGACTGTGCTTGGTGCATGTGGGTGGCACCGGGCATTGAACCCACACCCTCCCACTTGCAAGGTGGGAGTTGGAGCTCCGAGccatccctggggcccctctgtcGGGCTTCTTTCCTGCTCCCTGACAAGTGCTCTGGGGATACCATTACAAGGAGCCAGATCCACCCCCAGTCCTTGTCTCCGGAGGAGTCTAGCCTCAGGCAGAGCTCCCAGACCTCCTCCAGCCATCCGTGACCTTGAATAAGTCACTCACCCCTCTGGGTGTCgcctcactttcttttcttaagCAACAGATTTTTATTCTTCCACTGTTCAGAAGCCTGATAGCAAGCAGCAAGCTGAGTCCTTCAGTGTGTAGTGGGAGCCTGTGAAGgccagtttcttcttctttttattttattttgctcgtttatttatttatttttattgaatcgcattataaaattgttcatgattacatttcactcgtacaatgttccaacactcatccctccaccagtgtaatttcccagcatcagtgtccccagtttccctcccaccccttcagccccccccaccaccatccagcctgcctctatggcagacacgtcccttctctttctctctttctctctttctcttcctctctcattttaggcactagagcttgcaatacagatgctgaaagcttatcatgtatatccctttacctactttcaacccagttcttgtccagagtgaccatttccaactagtactatcataatggaccctcctctagcTTAACTACCCTCCATTCCCACAcctttgtggtaatttccaaccactgaccagtcctccggATCCATTTTTCCTGGCCTTTGGACATTGGTTTCATACTGGATTGGGGTTTTGTTggaatttttttgcattttaaataattgcagtcattctatatttgtccttctctttctgtctcatttcactcagtataatactctccaagtccatctgcttataggcaaatttcatgacctcattttccctaacagctgtgtagtattccattgtgtagatgtgccataatttcttctgcattcgttgcagcactattcacatggccagaatctggaaacaaacttaGCTCCTGATAACAGACAAACGGACAGAGAAACTATGTTGAGGCCAGTTCCTTAGCCGACGCTGCTGGTGACCCTTGGTGTGCATTCTCACTTTGAGTCACATGACTCCTGTTCCCATTTTGACTCTCCCATGGAATTCCCTCTGTGTGGTTCTGTGTCTGcgtctcattttctctcttcttacgAGGACACGGCCATTCTGTAACAAGAATTTGGGTCCATCTTCTACCTTATGCCAATATGACCTCAACCTTAATAATTACGTCTGTACTgaccctatttccaaataaagtCATCTGACAGAAGATCACTTAACAAACTTTGGGAGATTACATGAATTTGGTGGAGAAAACACTGTAAAATCCAGTGTAGTAAGAGAAAAGATAAGTTCAAAAAGAAAGCagtactcggggctggagtgatagcacaatgggtagggcgtttgccttgcatcggctgacccaggttcaattcccagcatcccctatagtcccctgagcactggcaggagtaattcctgagtgcatgagccaagaattacccctgagcatcgtcaggtgtgacccaaaaaccaaaaaaaaaaaaaaaaagaaaagaaagcagcacATGGCCTCAGCAAAACTCCTGAATGACTGGTAACAGGAAGGGAATCTGCCATTCTGACTTAAGTGTCTCTACTTAAATTCTCTCTGTGGGTCTCTACCTTCTAATAAACTGGACAAGTTTAAAACGTTTCTCTAGTTCCCTTACTTTTGAGGTCTGAAAAGCAGCCCCCTGCAGAACTGTCGCTGGAGGCTGGGAAGCGTCACGAGaaagaaaatcacacacacacacacacacacacacacacacacacacacacacacacacacacacacacacacaggcccagcGAGTGACTGCATGTCCTGCTCTGCTCCCCACAGCCATCGACTTCCTGGAGAAGATCCTGACCTTTAACCCCATGGACCGCCTGACCGCTGAGATGGGGCTGCAGCACCCCTACTTGAGCCCGTACTCGTGCCCCGAGGATGAGCCCACCTCGCAGCACCCCTTCCGCATCGAGGACGAGATCGATGACATCCTGCTGATGGCCGCCAACCAGAGCCAGCTCTCCAACTGGGACAGGTGCGTCAGGATGCCTGGCGCTGTCCCAGGACGcgcaccctgccctcccccaagccctttgacctctcctcctccctgacTTCCTGCCGCCTCCCAAGTTACATAACCCCAGGGTTGCTCCCCGCCACTCAGCAATCTCCCTTCTCTGCCATTCCTGTTCCAGACACCCTCCCCAGCATATGAACTGGCGTGTCCTACTCTGGGGGATGCCTCTGTGCCATTCCCCCGCCATGGGCTCTCCTGCATCCCAATGTTGCCACACACAGGGTGAACCCAGTATGGGCCCAGCCTTTAATCAGGACCCCTGAGTAGGACCAGTCTAGCCCAATGAGATTTTGACCATGGAAAGGCAACCCGCAGCCATGCCAGGCAAGAAACAGAGCCGGGGGCCCGGAGAGCGAGTGCAGCTGGGGCACCTGTTCCATTAccgattcaacccccagcatcacttgtttgacccccagcacctgtgtcagtttccccaaatcccaccaggagtgattcctgagcacagagccgggagtaaaccccgAACGCCCCTGGGGGTCGCCctgaaaccagaaaacaaaaggaagggaTAGAAAGGAAGCCAGACCGGCCAGGAAGCATCCCTGTGAGGTGCTTGTGTCTGCGGCTCCTGAGAGCACCTGCCACggagccagcagcagcagcagcagcacagaAGGTTCGAGATTGGAGTGGGGTCCTGAAGCTGGTCCCTGGCCCGCACGCATCAGTGCATCCCTAACCTGCATCCCCAGTCACGAACCCCCAGGATGCGAAAGCTGCACGGCCGGGTCTGGGCTCTGCACCCTGACATCTCTCCCAGAGATCAGCCAGAAGCAGCCCTGAGTCCTGACGCCTGGGCcgcggggtgggggcgtgggggggcgctCGTGAACTTCTGGGTCCCTTCCTGCCCTGAGTTCAGCACACAGACATGGCCATCTGCTCGTCCAGGGAGGGGCCCGCGAGGGGCTCAGTTTAGAAGCAGGCTTGGGGGGATTTAGCAGGCAGGGCTCTCGGGGACGCGGCAGGTGCCCTGCTGTGGTGAGAAATGTGACGGCAGCTTACATAAGGGACAGATGAGCAGTGTCTCCTCTCCCGTCATGGGACGATGACGGGTTTCAGATGAGGGAGGCGGGGGGAGAGCCGGGCAGCGTGGCTATTTTGGGAGCCATTCATTGGCACGTGGGTTGTTGTCATCTGTGTTCACTGGAGTTggcagcaaagaaaaaagaagacccTCTGCCACTCCGTGCCAGGCGTGCCCGGGACGATGCCCCCTACAGTCCCTCCACCTTCACCCCTCCGTATCCAGGTGCCTGGGGTGTCGGCTCAGCAAGCTTGGCCTGAGTTTGGACACAGAGTTGGTGCCAGCAACAAGGTGTGGCCACACCAACACTGACCCCTCTAACCCTGAGCCCCTTTCCCATCCCAGcggcctgagggaggagggtgaCAGGGGCCGTCCCTGTGGCCCAGCACCCGTTCCCCTCGGAGCACACATGCCCGCATCACTGGCCCTGAGCACGTTCGCCCTTGGCCTCTGGCCACCGGGCACTATTGTGTGTTTCTCCCAGGAGGTGGGCTCTCCACTGAgagcaggaggggcggggctgtgcccccaccccccacaaaccaCGTCCTGTGCACGGCTGGCCGCTGCCTCCTCCGGCCCCTCATGCAGCCCACCACTGGCCCTTGAAGGGTCCCGTTTCTCCTGTGTGAACAGGAGGCGGTGTCTGCGCCCGGCTCCCTGCTGTGGGTCTGAGTCAGGCGCCTGGTACCGGGAGGAAGGGCACAGTCCTGGCTGCCCGCCTGCCCACCTGTCTGCCTTCCCCGGCCCATCTGCCTCCTGCAGGCCTCCCCCCTACACTCACCTGTCCCCCACCCACTTCCTCACCACTCGCCTGTCTGTCTGCTTGTATtctgcctgccccctgcctgtCTACCCCTCCACTGCCCCCCCACCGCTTACCTGctccccccccgcccagccccccctTCTATCCATGCCCCTTGACCTCTATCCCtggccccctgggcccctgctccactgtctcctgccccctgcctgcccctccccctccccacctctgcccttCCTGCCTCTTCCCTGCCCCCGACCTGcctacctcccctgccccccaactccTGCTATCCCCTGCCCACCTCCTGGCTGCTtgactgccccctgccctccggTCCTTCCCTTGCTCGGAGCTAGCTGACCTCCTCATCCCTGGCTGCAGGCCGGGGTAGACACGAAGGGCTGGAGAGGAGAGGGTGcccctgcatgcaggagccccaggcttgatgcccagcactgcatgggccTCCAAGGACCTCAGagtgacctcccccacccccaccccggcacacacacatacactctcccGACACTACCAGTGAGGCGGAAAAAATActcaggcaggtgggagggacagtgcaggggttaaggcacttgccttgcacctggatcaaaaccctgttttgatcctggcaccctcTGGAGTCCATGGGGCCCAGAaacaggagcgattcctgagcacagccaggtatgaccccaacaCCAAAGACTGGAAAAAggagcagaagctttttagtttaatgtagtcccatctgttgatctctgtttttactagattgcttagttccgtgtcacctttgaagatacctttatcttcaatatcgtggagggttttgccgaccttgtcttcaatgtaccttatggtttgtggtctgatgttgaggtctttaatccattttgatctgacttttgtgcatggtgtcaggtcgagttctaagcccatttttttgcatgtggttgtccagttgtgaagactggaaaaaggaaaacacaaaaagatgaaaaggaaGTTTCACCAGGGCAGAGATTTTGCTGTTTTGTGGCCGTGGTGTCTGCTCGTGCCTGGGATTTGTCTGGCTCATAGTACGGGCTCAAAAAATATTGTCAGGGGAGCCAGAACGATAGTagagccggtagggcatttgcctggcgtgCAGctggtggtgtatgtgtgtgtgtgtgtgtgtgtgtgtgtgtgtgtgtgtgtgtgtgtgtgtgtgtgtgtgaatgaatcCCCAACCtcacatatagtccccgagcactgtcgagtgaatcctgagtgcagagccaggagtaacttacccctgagcattgctgggtgtgaccccccctcccgtcccccaaCAAACAAGATACTGGCAGGGTGCAGCGGGGCTGATCCCCTTAGTCCCAGGAAAGGGgtcccacaccctccacccccacccccgcgagCGCCCTCCTGGTGTAAGGGGGCTGGGCAGTGAGCGGGAGGCCAACCCCATCCCGTCTGTCCCCGCGCAGGTACCCCGTGAGCCTGTCGTCGGACCTGGAGTGGCGGCCGGACCGGTGCCCCGACGCCAGCGAGGGGCAGCGCGACCCGCGGGCAGGCTCGGCGCCGCTGGCCGAGGACGTGCAGGTGGACCCGCGCAAGGACTCGCACGGCAGCTCCGAGCGCTTCCTGGAGCAGTCGCAGCCGTCCATGGAGCGCTCGTGCGACTACAAGGTGGGCTCGCCGTCCTACCTGGACAAGCTGCTGTGGCGCGACAGCAAGCCGCACCACTACTCGGAGCCCAAGCTCATCCTGGACCTGTCGCACTGGAAGCAgacggcggcggccgcggcggcggctgcggcgacAACGACGACGACGGGGTCCGAGCCCGGGCCGCGCGCGCAGGGCCAGGACGAGCCCGCCAGCCTCTTCCTGGAGATCGCGCAGTGGGTGCAGAGCACGCAGGGCGGCCCCGAGCGCGCCAGCCCACCCCCCGACGCCCCCGAGCCTCGCCCCCCGGCCTCCCCGCCCAGCCGCCTGGCCCCCCTGGACGGCGGCGCCAGCCCCCAGTTCGACCTGGACGTGTTCATCTCGCGAGCCCTGAAGCTTTGCACCAAGCCCGAGGACCTGCCGGACAATAAACTGGGTGACCTCAATGGCGCCTGCATCACCGAGCACCCTGGCGACCTGGTGCAGGCCGAGGCCTTCTCCAAAGAAAGGTGGTGAGGGCCCAAGGGGACCCCCGTCCCCCGCCAGCcggagtcccccccaccccgggcgggTGAAGCCTGTGCGGGCAGCAGGGGAcgcctccctggcccctccaccaccccatcaTTCCCCTCTCTGGCCGCCCTGGCTTAGCAGAAGCGTCGGAAGCGCCGCAGGAGCCGGACGGGACTGTCCATTTCTTAAACTGCCTTAATAACTAGCCTTTAACCTCTGGGAGCGAGTCTGAACAGGAGcctggttgggggaggggaggggcatggAGCACTTGCCCAGCGAAGAGGATGCCTCTGCAGGgaaggatggggtgtgggtgcaaGTCTGCGCGCCCTCCACAGCTGGCCGGGTGCAGGGGAAGCCCAGTGGTTAGTGTCTGAAGCCATCTGCGTGTGCATCAGCAGGAAATGACAGGTGGGGACAAGAGGGTGTGACAAGGTCAGGGTCGGGGAGCTTACCTGGAAGCTCAGACTCCTGGGCCACCCACCCCTTCAGACACTCTCTCCCGGTCTCACACCTCCTACCTAGCCCTGAGGTAGGTTCTGGCCGTTAGGTCAGAAAACAACACCCGGGATGTTTCCTTCCTATCCACGCGGACACATCCAACACTCTCATTCACTGCAAAGCCCGCTGGCTCCCCAGCTTGGGATCGGAGCCCCCGTTTCTTTCCCCTCGTCATTAAGCATCCTTCTCCTGGCTTCTCAAAAGTGCTGAAATCCGCTCAGTCACCTCACCTCctcttttcccccctcccccccaaccctcaccccctgCGCAAGCTGAAATCTTGGTTTTTAGCTCAGACCAGCGTGGGGTCTAGGGGTCAACCAGCTCATCCATCAGGCCTTGTGTACACGCCTCCCCCCCAGAACCCCGATGCACTTTCCTGACCCAGGCACTGACACAAAGCCACAGCCCTAGTTCCTGAGGGGACCCTCCACACGGTGAGCACGAAGACAGCAAGTCCAAGGACCCCGTGACCCCTGCatacctccccgcccccacaacACCTCTGCCATGTGCTCAGCATTATCCACACGGGTGGGGGAGAGCACCGAGGTGCCCATCGTAGAGCATCCGTGTCAGAGAGATTTCACCTTCCATCTCTCACACTTCATGAGAAACCGCCCCTGGTTTCCATCATGCCCGTAGCCctggcagagagacacagagagaacatGCTCCTAAGAAACGCATTTACAGAGCCTGAGGACAGAAGCTATCTGGGAAAGGAACATCTGAAAGGTGGGGTACCCACAGTGAGAGCCCTCGGGGGTCAGGCAACACCCTGGAGACCCCACAAAGGGAAGGCGTCAGAGCCAGCAGCCCCTCTCTCTTAGCGGAGGCCGGGATGAGTTtggagcagacagacagacagagaagcaCTCACACGGCCAGGTGCAGTGTCCAGAGGCATCACTGGCCCCTGGAATGCTctgccctttctttcccttccctgcctGACAACCCCAAAGATTCCCCCCTGCCCCGGAAGTGTAGCACAGCTGTGAGCAGGGgactctcccccctctcccccccgcaGCGTGGTCTTGGGCTGTGTTCATCCTCACCTCAGCAGCACCTTAAACCCAATCAGCTAACTAGGATTTGTACATTGAAACAGGCAACACATTAGCAACCTATATTTAAAACCCGAATTAATCACACTGACcgatttttcaaaggaaaatgtaaataggtagtgtgtgttttgttttctttccaagaCAAGGACACGTACACTGACCGCCCTCATGTGCCATCTGTCCTTCAAGGGtggctttgcttttttgggaaCAAGCTGCTGATCTTGACCGGGAATTCATACGTGATTGTTCTGACAG is part of the Sorex araneus isolate mSorAra2 chromosome 2, mSorAra2.pri, whole genome shotgun sequence genome and harbors:
- the MAPK4 gene encoding mitogen-activated protein kinase 4; translation: MAEKGNGLASMYGYDLGGRFIDFQPLGFGVNGLVLSAVDSRACRKVAVKKIALSDARSMKHALREIKIIRRLDHDNVVKVYEVLGPQGAELQGELFRLSVAYIVQEYMETDLARLLEQGTLTAEHAKLFMYQLLRGLKYIHSANVLHRDLKPANIFISTEDLVLKIGDFGLARIVDQHYSHKGYLSEGLVTKWYRSPRLLLSPNNYTKAIDMWAAGCILAEMLTGRMLFAGAHELEQMQLILETIPVIREEDKDELLRVMPCFVSSTWEVKRPLRKLLPEVDSEAIDFLEKILTFNPMDRLTAEMGLQHPYLSPYSCPEDEPTSQHPFRIEDEIDDILLMAANQSQLSNWDRYPVSLSSDLEWRPDRCPDASEGQRDPRAGSAPLAEDVQVDPRKDSHGSSERFLEQSQPSMERSCDYKVGSPSYLDKLLWRDSKPHHYSEPKLILDLSHWKQTAAAAAAAAATTTTTGSEPGPRAQGQDEPASLFLEIAQWVQSTQGGPERASPPPDAPEPRPPASPPSRLAPLDGGASPQFDLDVFISRALKLCTKPEDLPDNKLGDLNGACITEHPGDLVQAEAFSKERW